In Vidua chalybeata isolate OUT-0048 chromosome 9, bVidCha1 merged haplotype, whole genome shotgun sequence, a genomic segment contains:
- the LOC128792032 gene encoding beta-1,3-galactosyltransferase 2 — MLQWRRRHCCLAKMTWNAKRSLFRTHLIGLVSLVFLFAMFLFFNHHDWLPGKAGFRENPMSYTIRGFRSTRSETNHSSLRNMWRDAVPQTLRPQTVTNPNNTDLSPQGVTGLENTLSANGSIYNEKGTGHPTSYHFKYVINEPDKCQEKTPFLILLIAAEPGQAEARQAIRQTWGNESLTPGIQIVRIFLLGLSTKVDGYLQRTILEESRQYHDIIQQEYLDTYYNLTIKTLMGMNWVATYCPHVPYVMKTDSDMFVNTEYLIHKLLKPELPPRHKYFTGYLMRGYAPNRNKDSKWYMPPDLYPSERYPVFCSGTGYVFSGDLAEKIFKVSLSIRRLHLEDVYVGICLAKLRIDPMPPPNEFVFNHWRVSYSSCKYSHLITSHQFQPSELIKYWNHLQQNKHNACANAAKDKAGRYRHRRLH; from the coding sequence ATGCTTCAGTGGAGAAGACGACATTGCTGCTTGGCAAAGATGACCTGGAATGCCAAAAGGTCTCTGTTTCGCACCCATCTCATTGGCCTGGTCTCTCTGGTGTTTCTTTTTGCCATGTTTCTGTTCTTTAACCATCACGACTGGCTGCCAGGCAAGGCTGGATTCAGAGAAAACCCCATGTCGTACACCATAAGAGGATTTAGATCTACAAGAAGTGAGACCAACCACAGCTCTCTAAGGAACATGTGGAGAGATGCTGTGCCTCAGACACTCAGGCCTCAGACAGTCACCAACCCTAACAACACGGATCTGTCCCCACAGGGAGTAACCGGCTTGGAAAACACCCTCAGTGCCAATGGAAGTATTTACAACGAGAAAGGCACTGGGCATCCAACTTCCTATCATTTCAAATACGTCATCAACGAGCCTGACAAGTGCCAGGAAAAGACCCCTTTTCTAATACTGCTCATAGCTGCCGAGCCAGGCCAGGCGGAGGCCAGACAAGCAATTCGACAGACCTGGGGCAACGAGAGCCTGACACCCGGCATCCAAATTGTGCGGATTTTTTTGTTGGGCTTAAGCACCAAGGTAGATGGATACCTCCAGAGAACCATCCTTGAGGAGAGCAGACAGTACCACGACATCATTCAACAAGAATACTTAGATACCTACTATAATTTAACTATAAAAACTCTGATGGGAATGAACTGGGTTGCAACCTACTGTCCACATGTTCCATATGTTATGAAAACTGATAGTGATATGTTTGTCAATACTGAATATTTAATACACAAGCTTCTGAAACCAGAACTTCCTCCGAGGCACAAGTATTTTACAGGTTATTTAATGAGAGGTTATGCACCTAATAGGAACAAAGATAGCAAGTGGTATATGCCACCTGATTTGTATCCAAGTGAACGTTACCCTGTATTCTGCTCTGGAACTGGTTATGTTTTTTCTGGAGATTTAGCAGAAAAAATCTTTAAGGTCTCCTTAAGCATCAGACGTTTACATTTAGAGGACGTGTACGTGGGGATCTGTCTCGCCAAGCTGCGGATTGACCCCATGCCCCCACCCAACGAGTTTGTCTTCAATCACTGGCGAGTTTCTTACTCCAGCTGTAAATACAGCCACCTAATTACCTCCCATCAGTTCCAACCTAGCGAACTGATCAAATACTGGAACCACTTACAGCAGAACAAGCACAACGCCTGCGCCAACGCGGCCAAAGACAAGGCCGGCAGGTACCGCCACCGCAGACTGCACTGA